The following proteins are co-located in the Bombus pascuorum chromosome 3, iyBomPasc1.1, whole genome shotgun sequence genome:
- the LOC132905665 gene encoding phosphoacetylglucosamine mutase isoform X2: MESSQLKNIFNIKYVKKCSDDIQYGTAGFRAKANVLEHVLYRMGLLAVLRSKVKNAAIGLMITASHNIGSDNGVKLIDPAGEMLEAAWEHIATNLVNVEDSNLVSTIEHIIKEQNINMSIDAVVITGRDTRESSPTLLNAALAGIEALYGFVQDFGIVTTPQLHYLVVCTNTKGSYGDPTLYGYYVKLSKAFKHVRQNMVNNGQYVAELLLDAANGVGANAIREFQNYIGTEIAINVYNDGDGKLNHMCGADYVKVQQVPPINFPLKPNVRCASIDGDADRIIYFYMDEDNKFHLLDGDRIATLIAEYLKELLQESHLSFQLGLVQTAYANGSSTDYISNVLQIPVACVSTGIKHLHNKALEFDIGIYFEANGHGTVLFKETTIETIEKAIINPEQSTSEKKAASKLLNIINVINQTVGDAFSDMLLVETILHAKGWNIIEWEKMYKDLPNQQLKIKIKDKNVITTTNAGRQCITPEGLQNEIDKVVSQYKKGRSFVRPSGTEDIVRVYAECENLCDLNKLITDVALLVYDRAGGIGPKPQLS, from the exons atgGAATCttctcaattaaaaaatatttttaatatcaaatatgtGAAAAAATGCAGCGATGATATTCAATATGGAACAGCCGGCTTTAGAGCAAA ggCAAATGTTCTTGAACATGTTCTGTATAGAATGGGATTGCTAGCAGTATTGAGATCTAAAGTTAAAAATG CTGCAATTGGTTTAATGATTACGGCAAGTCATAATATTGGGTCTGATAATGGTGTGAAACTTATAGATCCAGCTGGTGAAATGTTAGAAGCAGCTTGGGAACATATAGCTACCAATTTAGTTAATGTAGAAGATTCAAATTTAGTTTCTACAATAGAGCATAttataaaagaacaaaatattaacatGTCTATAGATGCAGTTGTAATAACTGGTAGAGACACCAGAGAAAGTAGTCCTACATTATTAAATGCTGCTCTTGCAGGAATTGAAGCCTTATACGGATTTGTACAAGATTTTGGTATAGTTACAACCCCTCAGTTACATTATCTTGTTGTATGTACAAACACAAAAGGTAGTTATGGCGATCCCACTTTATATGGTTATTATGTGAAGTTATCAAAAGCATTTAAACATGTAAGACAAAATATGGTTAACAATGGACAGTATGTTGCCGAATTGTTATTAGATGCTGCTAACGGTGTTGGAGCTAATGCCATAagagaatttcaaaattacataGGAAcagaaattgcaattaatgTATATAATGATGGAGATGGGAAATTAAACCACATG TGTGGAGCTGATTATGTGAAAGTACAACAAGTACCACCCATAAATTTTCCTCTCAAACCAAATGTTAGATGTGCATCCATAGATGGTGATGcagatagaattatttatttctacatgGATGAAGACaataaatttcatcttttGGATGGTGACCGAATAGCAACACTTATTGCTGAATATCTTAAAGAACTTTTACAAGAAAGTCATTTATCATTTCAACTTGGTTTAGTACAAACAGCATATGCTAATGGTAGTTCTACtgattatatttcaaatgtacTA CAAATTCCAGTTGCTTGTGTATCAACTGGTATTAAACATCTACATAATAAAGCACTAGAATTTGATAtaggaatatattttgaagcaaATGGTCATGGAACTGTactttttaaagaaactaCTATTGAAACAATTGAGAAAGCTATCATAAATCCAGA aCAATCTACAAGTGAGAAAAAAGCTGCTTCGAAATTactgaatataataaatgtaattaatcaaaCAGTTGGAGATGCTTTTAGTGATATGTTGCTAGTAGAGACAATTTTGCATGCGAAAGGCTGGAATATCATAGAATgggaaaaaatgtacaaagatTTACCAAATCaacaactaaaaataaaaattaaagataaaaatgttattacaaCAACTAATGCAGGAAGACAATGTATAACACCAGAAGgattacaaaatgaaattgataaagTAGTATCGCAATATAAAAAAGGACGATCTTTTGTAAG aCCGTCAGGAACTGAAGACATAGTACGAGTATATGCAGAATGTGAAAATTTATGCGACCTTAATAAGTTAATTACAGATGTGGCATTGTTAGTTTACGATCGTGCAGGTGGAATTGGACCTAAACCTCAACTTTCCTA G
- the LOC132905665 gene encoding phosphoacetylglucosamine mutase isoform X3 has protein sequence MESSQLKNIFNIKYVKKCSDDIQYGTAGFRAKANVLEHVLYRMGLLAVLRSKVKNAAIGLMITASHNIGSDNGVKLIDPAGEMLEAAWEHIATNLVNVEDSNLVSTIEHIIKEQNINMSIDAVVITGRDTRESSPTLLNAALAGIEALYGFVQDFGIVTTPQLHYLVVCTNTKGSYGDPTLYGYYVKLSKAFKHVRQNMVNNGQYVAELLLDAANGVGANAIREFQNYIGTEIAINVYNDGDGKLNHMCGADYVKVQQVPPINFPLKPNVRCASIDGDADRIIYFYMDEDNKFHLLDGDRIATLIAEYLKELLQESHLSFQLGLVQTAYANGSSTDYISNVLQIPVACVSTGIKHLHNKALEFDIGIYFEANGHGTVLFKETTIETIEKAIINPEQSTSEKKAASKLLNIINVINQTVGDAFSDMLLVETILHAKGWNIIEWEKMYKDLPNQQLKIKIKDKNVITTTNAGRQCITPEGLQNEIDKVVSQYKKGRSFVST, from the exons atgGAATCttctcaattaaaaaatatttttaatatcaaatatgtGAAAAAATGCAGCGATGATATTCAATATGGAACAGCCGGCTTTAGAGCAAA ggCAAATGTTCTTGAACATGTTCTGTATAGAATGGGATTGCTAGCAGTATTGAGATCTAAAGTTAAAAATG CTGCAATTGGTTTAATGATTACGGCAAGTCATAATATTGGGTCTGATAATGGTGTGAAACTTATAGATCCAGCTGGTGAAATGTTAGAAGCAGCTTGGGAACATATAGCTACCAATTTAGTTAATGTAGAAGATTCAAATTTAGTTTCTACAATAGAGCATAttataaaagaacaaaatattaacatGTCTATAGATGCAGTTGTAATAACTGGTAGAGACACCAGAGAAAGTAGTCCTACATTATTAAATGCTGCTCTTGCAGGAATTGAAGCCTTATACGGATTTGTACAAGATTTTGGTATAGTTACAACCCCTCAGTTACATTATCTTGTTGTATGTACAAACACAAAAGGTAGTTATGGCGATCCCACTTTATATGGTTATTATGTGAAGTTATCAAAAGCATTTAAACATGTAAGACAAAATATGGTTAACAATGGACAGTATGTTGCCGAATTGTTATTAGATGCTGCTAACGGTGTTGGAGCTAATGCCATAagagaatttcaaaattacataGGAAcagaaattgcaattaatgTATATAATGATGGAGATGGGAAATTAAACCACATG TGTGGAGCTGATTATGTGAAAGTACAACAAGTACCACCCATAAATTTTCCTCTCAAACCAAATGTTAGATGTGCATCCATAGATGGTGATGcagatagaattatttatttctacatgGATGAAGACaataaatttcatcttttGGATGGTGACCGAATAGCAACACTTATTGCTGAATATCTTAAAGAACTTTTACAAGAAAGTCATTTATCATTTCAACTTGGTTTAGTACAAACAGCATATGCTAATGGTAGTTCTACtgattatatttcaaatgtacTA CAAATTCCAGTTGCTTGTGTATCAACTGGTATTAAACATCTACATAATAAAGCACTAGAATTTGATAtaggaatatattttgaagcaaATGGTCATGGAACTGTactttttaaagaaactaCTATTGAAACAATTGAGAAAGCTATCATAAATCCAGA aCAATCTACAAGTGAGAAAAAAGCTGCTTCGAAATTactgaatataataaatgtaattaatcaaaCAGTTGGAGATGCTTTTAGTGATATGTTGCTAGTAGAGACAATTTTGCATGCGAAAGGCTGGAATATCATAGAATgggaaaaaatgtacaaagatTTACCAAATCaacaactaaaaataaaaattaaagataaaaatgttattacaaCAACTAATGCAGGAAGACAATGTATAACACCAGAAGgattacaaaatgaaattgataaagTAGTATCGCAATATAAAAAAGGACGATCTTTTGTAAG tacataa
- the LOC132905665 gene encoding phosphoacetylglucosamine mutase isoform X1 gives MESSQLKNIFNIKYVKKCSDDIQYGTAGFRAKANVLEHVLYRMGLLAVLRSKVKNAAIGLMITASHNIGSDNGVKLIDPAGEMLEAAWEHIATNLVNVEDSNLVSTIEHIIKEQNINMSIDAVVITGRDTRESSPTLLNAALAGIEALYGFVQDFGIVTTPQLHYLVVCTNTKGSYGDPTLYGYYVKLSKAFKHVRQNMVNNGQYVAELLLDAANGVGANAIREFQNYIGTEIAINVYNDGDGKLNHMCGADYVKVQQVPPINFPLKPNVRCASIDGDADRIIYFYMDEDNKFHLLDGDRIATLIAEYLKELLQESHLSFQLGLVQTAYANGSSTDYISNVLQIPVACVSTGIKHLHNKALEFDIGIYFEANGHGTVLFKETTIETIEKAIINPEQSTSEKKAASKLLNIINVINQTVGDAFSDMLLVETILHAKGWNIIEWEKMYKDLPNQQLKIKIKDKNVITTTNAGRQCITPEGLQNEIDKVVSQYKKGRSFVRPSGTEDIVRVYAECENLCDLNKLITDVALLVYDRAGGIGPKPQLS, from the exons atgGAATCttctcaattaaaaaatatttttaatatcaaatatgtGAAAAAATGCAGCGATGATATTCAATATGGAACAGCCGGCTTTAGAGCAAA ggCAAATGTTCTTGAACATGTTCTGTATAGAATGGGATTGCTAGCAGTATTGAGATCTAAAGTTAAAAATG CTGCAATTGGTTTAATGATTACGGCAAGTCATAATATTGGGTCTGATAATGGTGTGAAACTTATAGATCCAGCTGGTGAAATGTTAGAAGCAGCTTGGGAACATATAGCTACCAATTTAGTTAATGTAGAAGATTCAAATTTAGTTTCTACAATAGAGCATAttataaaagaacaaaatattaacatGTCTATAGATGCAGTTGTAATAACTGGTAGAGACACCAGAGAAAGTAGTCCTACATTATTAAATGCTGCTCTTGCAGGAATTGAAGCCTTATACGGATTTGTACAAGATTTTGGTATAGTTACAACCCCTCAGTTACATTATCTTGTTGTATGTACAAACACAAAAGGTAGTTATGGCGATCCCACTTTATATGGTTATTATGTGAAGTTATCAAAAGCATTTAAACATGTAAGACAAAATATGGTTAACAATGGACAGTATGTTGCCGAATTGTTATTAGATGCTGCTAACGGTGTTGGAGCTAATGCCATAagagaatttcaaaattacataGGAAcagaaattgcaattaatgTATATAATGATGGAGATGGGAAATTAAACCACATG TGTGGAGCTGATTATGTGAAAGTACAACAAGTACCACCCATAAATTTTCCTCTCAAACCAAATGTTAGATGTGCATCCATAGATGGTGATGcagatagaattatttatttctacatgGATGAAGACaataaatttcatcttttGGATGGTGACCGAATAGCAACACTTATTGCTGAATATCTTAAAGAACTTTTACAAGAAAGTCATTTATCATTTCAACTTGGTTTAGTACAAACAGCATATGCTAATGGTAGTTCTACtgattatatttcaaatgtacTA CAAATTCCAGTTGCTTGTGTATCAACTGGTATTAAACATCTACATAATAAAGCACTAGAATTTGATAtaggaatatattttgaagcaaATGGTCATGGAACTGTactttttaaagaaactaCTATTGAAACAATTGAGAAAGCTATCATAAATCCAGA aCAATCTACAAGTGAGAAAAAAGCTGCTTCGAAATTactgaatataataaatgtaattaatcaaaCAGTTGGAGATGCTTTTAGTGATATGTTGCTAGTAGAGACAATTTTGCATGCGAAAGGCTGGAATATCATAGAATgggaaaaaatgtacaaagatTTACCAAATCaacaactaaaaataaaaattaaagataaaaatgttattacaaCAACTAATGCAGGAAGACAATGTATAACACCAGAAGgattacaaaatgaaattgataaagTAGTATCGCAATATAAAAAAGGACGATCTTTTGTAAG aCCGTCAGGAACTGAAGACATAGTACGAGTATATGCAGAATGTGAAAATTTATGCGACCTTAATAAGTTAATTACAGATGTGGCATTGTTAGTTTACGATCGTGCAGGTGGAATTGGACCTAAACCTCAACTTTCCTAG